A single genomic interval of Spirosoma linguale DSM 74 harbors:
- a CDS encoding polysaccharide deacetylase (PFAM: polysaccharide deacetylase~KEGG: sde:Sde_0677 chitooligosaccharide deacetylase- like), whose amino-acid sequence MKKALLLSLLILTCTLTFAQSATIWNGKKCAVVLTYDDALDVHLNNVIPVLDSAGLKGTFYLSGYFPGFVNNIARWKSAAVNGHELANHTLFHPCIGNIPGREWVKPEMDMSKYTVQRMTDEMRMTNILLKTLDGQSARTFAYPCGDTKIGGVDYYKPAENDFVAARGTKSEMKKITDLNFAEIGSYAINGESGEQLIALVKQAQATNSVLVFLFHGVGGGHSLNVALPEHTKLIRYLKQNQSDIWVAPFIDVVQYAKAHQSKQK is encoded by the coding sequence ATGAAAAAAGCCCTCTTACTCAGCCTGCTCATCTTAACCTGCACCCTGACATTTGCGCAAAGCGCTACCATCTGGAATGGAAAAAAATGTGCCGTTGTCCTTACGTACGATGACGCGCTGGATGTGCATCTCAATAACGTTATTCCAGTACTCGACTCAGCCGGACTGAAAGGCACCTTCTATTTGTCGGGCTATTTCCCCGGCTTTGTCAACAACATAGCCCGCTGGAAGTCAGCGGCTGTGAACGGACACGAGTTAGCCAACCATACCTTGTTTCATCCATGCATTGGTAATATACCGGGGCGCGAGTGGGTAAAGCCCGAAATGGATATGAGCAAGTACACCGTTCAGCGGATGACCGATGAAATGAGAATGACCAACATCCTGCTCAAAACCCTCGACGGCCAGTCGGCCCGCACCTTTGCCTACCCTTGTGGCGACACGAAAATCGGGGGCGTTGATTACTACAAACCGGCAGAAAATGATTTTGTCGCTGCCCGAGGGACCAAGAGCGAGATGAAGAAAATTACTGACCTCAACTTCGCCGAGATTGGTTCGTACGCCATTAACGGCGAATCGGGCGAGCAGTTGATTGCGCTGGTGAAGCAGGCACAGGCCACTAACTCTGTACTTGTCTTTTTATTTCACGGCGTTGGTGGCGGCCATTCGCTGAATGTCGCGCTGCCTGAGCATACTAAGTTAATACGCTATCTGAAGCAGAATCAATCCGACATCTGGGTAGCGCCCTTCATTGACGTGGTTCAGTATGCAAAGGCGCACCAATCGAAGCAGAAATAA